In one window of Brevinematales bacterium DNA:
- a CDS encoding ATP-binding cassette domain-containing protein, whose protein sequence is MNTIKVENLYKSFGNNLVLRDISFSIEDDRLLIIGRSGMGKSVLIKSIVRLLEPDRGRVYINDINVSSLSEKELEEFWREVGFLFQSGALFDSLTVEENILFVLENVRGITGETAKKRAKEVLEMVGLPNVGNKMPSELSGGMKKRVALARTISTYPKILFLDEPTTGLDPITSDYVISSVIELKNHLNIPIVVVTHDIEVMKKIGGKVIMLENASIVFFGNLFDMISNGNEYTKQFLSGISNGPIKVL, encoded by the coding sequence ATGAATACTATAAAAGTTGAAAATTTGTATAAATCTTTTGGGAATAACCTGGTACTTAGAGATATTTCATTCTCAATTGAAGATGATAGGTTACTCATAATAGGAAGAAGTGGAATGGGCAAAAGCGTACTCATAAAAAGTATCGTTAGACTATTAGAACCAGATAGAGGTAGAGTATATATTAACGATATCAACGTATCATCACTTAGTGAGAAAGAATTAGAGGAATTCTGGAGAGAAGTTGGTTTTCTGTTTCAGAGCGGAGCATTGTTTGATTCACTTACAGTTGAAGAAAATATACTTTTTGTTCTAGAAAATGTAAGAGGCATAACAGGAGAAACCGCTAAAAAAAGAGCAAAAGAAGTTTTGGAGATGGTTGGATTACCCAATGTAGGCAACAAAATGCCATCTGAACTGAGTGGCGGAATGAAAAAAAGAGTTGCTTTAGCAAGAACTATATCAACATACCCAAAAATCTTATTTCTCGATGAACCCACAACTGGCTTAGATCCAATAACATCAGATTACGTTATATCATCCGTAATAGAACTCAAAAACCATCTAAACATACCAATAGTAGTTGTTACACATGATATCGAAGTTATGAAGAAAATTGGTGGCAAAGTGATTATGCTTGAGAATGCAAGTATTGTATTCTTTGGCAACCTTTTTGATATGATATCAAATGGAAATGAATACACAAAACAGTTTCTAAGCGGTATTAGTAATGGACCTATAAAAGTATTATAA
- a CDS encoding sigma-70 family RNA polymerase sigma factor: MITDEDIIKEFLSKQGNAKKEAFTLLYNKYHNLVYDFGRTMGIDRENCEDFVQEVFLKVIKRIGSFDIRKKFFPWFYSIVRNTAYDFLKKHKYQNENYRITSYTKNPYEFEIELINQVRDIVLRLPDREREVIFLRFYQNLSPEEISTTFGCSTRTVYNIIQKALDIIKKHWK; this comes from the coding sequence ATGATCACAGATGAAGATATCATAAAAGAATTTTTATCCAAACAAGGTAATGCCAAAAAAGAGGCTTTTACCTTGTTATACAATAAATATCATAACTTAGTATATGATTTTGGCAGAACAATGGGTATAGATAGGGAAAACTGTGAAGATTTTGTTCAAGAAGTATTCCTAAAAGTTATAAAAAGAATAGGCAGTTTTGACATTAGAAAAAAGTTTTTCCCTTGGTTCTACTCAATAGTTAGGAACACAGCCTACGACTTTTTGAAAAAGCACAAATACCAAAACGAAAATTATAGAATAACTTCATATACAAAAAATCCTTACGAGTTTGAAATTGAACTTATCAACCAAGTAAGAGATATAGTATTAAGGTTACCTGATAGAGAAAGAGAAGTTATCTTCTTAAGATTCTACCAAAATCTTTCACCCGAAGAGATCTCAACTACTTTTGGATGTTCCACTAGAACTGTTTATAATATCATCCAAAAAGCACTAGATATTATAAAAAAACACTGGAAGTAG